The following coding sequences lie in one Capsicum annuum cultivar UCD-10X-F1 chromosome 5, UCD10Xv1.1, whole genome shotgun sequence genomic window:
- the LOC107872594 gene encoding LOW QUALITY PROTEIN: U-box domain-containing protein 35 (The sequence of the model RefSeq protein was modified relative to this genomic sequence to represent the inferred CDS: deleted 1 base in 1 codon) has translation MTEYPKDGEEQTKDRRRDQYTEMKTFFRNPPSKLERNSISSGPKYILMRPFNYKRSPKYIKRAQSWKETSITEEEWQSMEENDISKMEGHGTMQSPISSVVAIAITGNKNSRYVVKWALDKFIPEGETRFMLLHVRPEITAVPTPMGNLIPIAQVREDVADAFRKEVELQASEKLLPYKTMCSRRQVQVGVVQIESNDVINAIAGVVSKCSINKLVIGTSTPGLFSRGRNLSASISDTAPTFCTVYAVSKGKLSSVRPSTTENNRFLVDDSSDTSSSSNNSTGHSFSSQTERTDRDHNSNAPAFYSHLYSPTNQPQRYQAKSPVQQALQTLLHKRTKFSRNIQSISSSVDIGEAFQTLSIKSNSPSHKRENLDEVIHPRALSVAIGEAEDENSCYFSSLGITDLYNRASSFKKAKVDNQTWSTSPSCTSGAPTNSSTGSQVNINYDLEKLRIELRHIQGMYAIAQTEAIDASQKLNEFQKLRVEEANKLKQIILKAEEAKEVAEQEKLKCETAKKEADYAMECVEREAEQRRAAESIANREARTKEKLEKLLVLPLRHYQEFTWEEIVTASSSFSEDLKIGMGSYGMVYKCYLHHTTAAVKVLHCAEAHRTKQFQQELEVLSKIHHPHLLFLLGACPECGCLVYEYMQNGSLEDRLTRKNNTPPLPWFDRVRIAWEVASALAFLHNTKPKPIIHRDLKPANILLDHNLVSKIGDVGLSTMVQSDSSSAMTTFKDTSPVGTLCYIDPEYQRTGLVSTKSDVYAFGMVILQLLSAKRAIALAHMVEMAIEEDNLVELLDKEAGEWPLQETKELAVLALKCTELRRRDRPDLKYEVLPVLERLKEVADRARHLKYSQPPPPSHFKCPLLKEVIKDPYVAADGYTYDRKAIESWLMVNDNSPVTNLPLPHKHLLPNYALLSAIKEWKSGNH, from the exons AGAAAGAAACTCAATTTCATCTGGTCCAAAGTATATA CTAATGCGTCCATTTAACTACAAAAGAAGTCCAAAATACATCAAGAGAGCACAAAGTTGGAAAGA AACTTCCATTACTGAAGAGGAGTGGCAGAGTATGGAGGAGAATGATATATCGAAAATGGAAGGGCACGGAACAATGCAGTCTCCGATTTCTTCAGTTGTTGCAATAGCCATAACTGGGAACAAGAATAGCAGATATGTGGTGAAATGGGCATTGGATAAATTTATTCCAGAGGGAGAGACGCGCTTCATGTTGCTACATGTCCGCCCTGAGATCACTGCTGTTCCAACTCCTa tGGGGAACTTGATTCCTATTGCACAAGTAAGAGAGGACGTAGCTGATGCCTTCAGGAAGGAAGTTGAATTGCAAGCAAGTGAAAAGCTTCTTCCTTACAAGACAATGTGTAGTCGAAGACAG GTTCAAGTAGGAGTTGTTCAAATTGAATCAAATGATGTTATAAATGCAATAGCAGGGGTAGTATCCAAATGTTCTATCAACAAGCTTGTTATCGGAACCTCAACCCCTGGCCTATTTTCAAG GGGAAGAAACTTATCTGCAAGTATCTCGGATACTGCTCCAACCTTTTGCACAGTTTATGCTGTGTCAAAGGGAAAACTGTCATCAGTGCGCCCCTCGACTACAGAAAACAACAGATTCCTTGTCGATGACAGCAGTGATACAAGTAGTTCATCCAACAATTCTACAGGCCATAGTTTTAGCTCACAAACAG AGAGGACGGACCGGGACCACAACTCAAATGCACCTGCTTTTTACTCTCATTTGTACTCTCCTACTAATCAACCGCAACGTTATCAAGCTAAATCCCCAGTACAGCAGGCCCTCCAGACGCTTCTCCATAAAAGAACAAAATTCAGCAGAAACATCCAATCTATAAGTTCATCTGTCGACATTGGAGAAGCGTTTCAAACCCTTTCAATTAAAAGCAATAGTCCTTCGCATAAAAGAGAAAATTTGGATGAAGTCATCCATCCAAGAGCTCTATCTGTTGCTATTGGAGAAGCTGAGGATGAAAATAGTTGCTATTTCAGTAGCTTGGGAATTACTGATCTCTACAATCGTGCTTCAAGTTTCAAAAAAGCAAAAGTAGACAACCAAACATGGTCAACAAGTCCGTCTTGCACCTCAGGTGCTCCAACAAATTCTTCAACTGGAAGTCAG GTTAACATCAATTATGACCTAGAAAAGCTGAGAATTGAGCTCAGACATATTCAAGGAATGTATGCAATAGCCCAAACTGAGGCAATAGATGCTTCTCAGAAG CTGAATGAATTTCAGAAGCTTCGAGTAGAGGAAGCAAATAAACTTAAGCAGATAATCCTTAAAGCGGAGGAAGCGAAAGAAGTGGCAGAACAAGAGAAGTTAAAATGTGAAACAGCAAAGAAGGAAGCTGATTATGCAATGGAATGTGTTGAAAGAGAAGCTGAACAAAGAAGAGCAGCAGAGAGCATTGCCAACCGGGAGGCTAGAACTAAAGAAAAGCTAGAGAAATTGTTGGTACTACCTTTGCGTCACTACCAGGAATTCACGTGGGAAGAGATTGTGACGGCTAGCTCATCATTCTCCGAGGATCTTAAGATAGGAATGGGATCATATGGAATGGTCTACAAGTGCTATTTGCATCATACAACTGCAGCAGTTAAAGTTCTGCATTGTGCTGAGGCTCATAGAACTAAGCAATTTCAACAAGAG CTTGAAGTATTGAGCAAAATTCATCATCCTCACTTGTTATTTCTCCTCGGTGCGTGCCCTGAATGTGGTTGCCTAGTATATGAGTACATGCAGAACGGAAGTTTGGAGGATAGGTTGACAAGGAAAAACAACACACCTCCACTTCCATGGTTTGACAGGGTTCGCATAGCTTGGGAAGTTGCTTCCGCTCTTGCATTCCTTCATAACACGAAGCCCAAACCGATCATACACCGTGATTTAAAGCCAGCTAACATACTCCTTGATCATAACTTGGTGAGCAAAATTGGAGATGTTGGCCTCTCAACTATGGTTCAGTCAGACTCTTCCTCGGCAATGACCACATTCAAAGACACGAGCCCAGTTGGCACACTCTGCTATATTGATCCTGAGTACCAAAGGACAGGATTAGTCTCTACAAAATCTGATGTTTATGCTTTTGGAATGGTCATACTACAGTTGCTTAGTGCAAAACGAGCAATAGCTTTAGCACACATGGTAGAAATGGCTATCGAAGAGGATAACCTGGTGGAGTTGCTGGATAAAGAAGCCGGTGAATGGCCTCTTCAAGAGACAAAGGAATTGGCTGTACTTGCTCTAAAATGCACTGAACTTCGACGTAGAGACAGACCTGACCTGAAGTATGAAGTTCTCCCTGTATTGGAGAGATTGAAAGAGGTTGCTGATAGAGCTCGACATTTGAAATATAGTCAACCTCCACCTCCTAGTCACTTCAAATGCCCCCTACTCAAG GAAGTGATTAAGGACCCCTATGTTGCAGCTGATGGATACACTTATGACCGGAAGGCAATAGAGTCATGGCTCATGGTCAATGATAATTCGCCAGTTACGAATTTACCATTACCACATAAGCACCTGCTTCCAAATTATGCACTTCTCTCTGCCATCAAAGAATGGAAGTCGGGGAATCATTGA